In Candidatus Aegiribacteria sp., a single window of DNA contains:
- a CDS encoding ATP-binding protein — protein sequence MKRYLEERIVADLKRKMVLLTGPRQVGKTFLSKQIAEDHFTRFCYLNFDNTLDASVITGQSWPLDIDLLILDEIHKMSGWKQFLKGVYDTKPSECALLVTGSSRMDTFRQAGESLAGRYFHHRLWPLSVAELKNTHQPQEAFRLLQKFGGFPEPFLSGDITEANRWRSQYFTDLVREDILEFGRLQEIRAMRVLLELLRKRVGSPLSYTSLATDMQVAPNTVRRYVDILEALHIVFLVRPYHANIARAIQKIPKLYFHDSGYVQGDEGVIVENTAAICLRKHADYRSDISGDRVELCYIRTKEKHEVDFTLVNNGEPEVLIEVKISCTKTPAGLKLLGEKFPGAKRVHLVRDLRLEQDREGISIRNLPKWLAGLDA from the coding sequence ATGAAACGATATCTGGAAGAAAGAATTGTCGCTGATCTGAAGAGGAAAATGGTGCTTCTTACCGGTCCCAGGCAGGTGGGTAAGACTTTTCTCTCGAAACAGATTGCCGAAGATCACTTCACGCGTTTCTGCTACCTGAACTTCGATAATACCCTTGATGCAAGTGTGATAACCGGTCAGAGCTGGCCTTTGGACATTGACCTGCTTATTCTGGACGAAATTCACAAGATGTCAGGATGGAAGCAATTTCTCAAAGGCGTGTATGATACAAAACCTTCGGAGTGCGCCCTGCTTGTGACCGGTAGTTCCAGGATGGATACTTTCCGGCAGGCCGGGGAGTCCCTTGCCGGACGTTACTTCCATCACAGACTATGGCCTCTTTCGGTGGCAGAGCTGAAGAACACACATCAACCACAGGAAGCTTTCAGACTCCTGCAAAAGTTCGGGGGCTTCCCCGAACCATTTCTGAGTGGTGATATAACCGAAGCGAATCGCTGGCGTTCACAGTATTTTACCGATCTTGTACGGGAGGATATTCTGGAATTCGGCAGGCTTCAGGAAATCCGGGCTATGCGGGTTCTGCTGGAACTGCTCAGGAAAAGAGTTGGTTCTCCTTTGTCCTACACTTCCCTTGCCACAGATATGCAGGTTGCACCCAACACAGTCAGGCGGTATGTGGATATTCTGGAGGCGCTTCACATTGTTTTCCTGGTGCGGCCTTATCATGCAAACATAGCAAGAGCGATTCAAAAGATTCCAAAGCTATACTTTCACGATTCTGGCTATGTTCAGGGTGATGAGGGGGTCATCGTTGAGAACACTGCTGCAATCTGCCTGAGAAAACACGCAGACTACAGATCGGACATATCGGGAGATAGGGTAGAACTGTGTTACATCCGCACCAAGGAAAAGCATGAAGTAGATTTCACCCTGGTCAATAATGGAGAACCTGAAGTGTTGATAGAGGTGAAAATATCCTGCACAAAAACTCCCGCAGGTCTGAAGTTACTGGGCGAGAAATTCCCTGGAGCTAAACGAGTTCATCTTGTGAGAGACCTCCGATTGGAGCAGGACAGGGAAGGCATTTCCATTAGAAATCTACCGAAATGGCTTGCCGGTCTGGATGCCTGA